One window of Flavobacteriales bacterium genomic DNA carries:
- a CDS encoding STAS/SEC14 domain-containing protein, whose product MLIHTEHKCDNLLLEVQPVQRFVRSTWSGVFVGEVYRSLLQRVMDVVEREGLRYWLTDGRKAGAIPEEDQAWTMREFTPQVMQAGIERIAIVGSEDPGNAEAVDRFVTATPADAPYAVRFFEDPSIAMLWLLERRPVRDAIGDAGIRNVGGGT is encoded by the coding sequence ATGTTGATCCACACCGAACATAAATGCGATAACCTGTTGCTGGAAGTGCAGCCGGTGCAGCGGTTCGTACGGTCCACATGGAGCGGCGTATTCGTCGGTGAGGTCTATCGCTCTTTGTTGCAGCGTGTCATGGACGTGGTGGAGCGCGAAGGATTGCGCTATTGGCTCACCGATGGCCGCAAGGCGGGAGCGATACCGGAAGAGGACCAAGCGTGGACCATGCGTGAGTTCACTCCGCAGGTGATGCAGGCGGGCATTGAGCGCATCGCCATCGTAGGAAGTGAGGACCCCGGCAACGCAGAGGCCGTGGACCGGTTCGTGACCGCCACCCCGGCCGACGCGCCATACGCCGTCCGTTTCTTTGAGGATCCCTCCATCGCCATGCTCTGGTTGCTGGAGCGGAGGCCCGTGCGGGATGCCATCGGGGACGCAGGTATACGCAATGTCGGCGGCGGGACCTGA
- a CDS encoding MGMT family protein, with protein sequence MIKHTILNDAVQERDFFADVMDVVRQVPRGRVTSYGAIARYLGAARSSRMVGWCMNRAHTVKPKVPAHRVVNRNGLLTGKHHFATPDRMEELLGKEGVKVKKDQVQDFAKKFWDPVEGLRF encoded by the coding sequence ATGATCAAACACACCATACTTAACGACGCGGTACAGGAGCGCGATTTCTTCGCCGACGTGATGGACGTGGTGCGGCAGGTCCCGCGCGGCCGGGTGACGAGCTACGGGGCCATTGCGCGCTACCTCGGTGCCGCGCGCAGCTCCCGCATGGTGGGCTGGTGCATGAACCGGGCCCACACCGTGAAGCCCAAGGTGCCCGCGCACCGCGTCGTGAACCGCAACGGACTGCTCACCGGCAAGCACCACTTCGCCACGCCAGACCGGATGGAGGAACTGTTGGGGAAGGAAGGCGTGAAGGTGAAGAAGGACCAAGTACAGGATTTTGCCAAGAAGTTCTGGGACCCGGTGGAAGGCTTGCGGTTCTGA
- the trmB gene encoding tRNA (guanosine(46)-N7)-methyltransferase TrmB → MGKNKLSRFAENATFDHVVQPSFTELQAADLPQKGKWNSDFFKRDALLVLELGCGGGEYTVGLAQLRPEKNYLGVDIKGARIWRGAKTAKEKGLDNVGFLRTHVDHILRCFGEHEVDEIWLTFSDPQIGKARKRLTSPLFLARYKEILKPGGIIHLKTDSPLLYEYTLEQIAEHKLRTEESSADVYAELVPRVSPEEQAVLNIRTFYENMWLEEGRTIHYVRFGWD, encoded by the coding sequence ATGGGCAAGAACAAGCTCTCCCGCTTCGCCGAGAACGCCACCTTCGATCACGTGGTGCAGCCCTCGTTCACCGAGCTTCAGGCGGCCGACCTGCCACAGAAGGGCAAGTGGAACAGTGATTTCTTCAAGCGCGATGCCCTGTTGGTGCTGGAGCTGGGCTGTGGTGGCGGTGAATACACGGTCGGTCTCGCGCAGTTGCGACCGGAGAAGAATTACCTCGGTGTGGACATCAAAGGGGCACGTATTTGGCGCGGCGCGAAAACCGCCAAGGAAAAAGGATTGGACAATGTCGGCTTTCTACGCACGCACGTGGACCACATCCTGCGCTGCTTCGGTGAACATGAGGTGGACGAGATCTGGCTCACATTCAGTGACCCGCAGATCGGGAAAGCCCGCAAGCGCCTCACCAGCCCGCTCTTTCTCGCACGCTACAAGGAGATCCTGAAACCGGGCGGCATCATCCACCTGAAGACAGACAGCCCACTGCTTTACGAATACACCTTGGAGCAGATCGCCGAGCACAAGCTGCGCACCGAGGAAAGCAGCGCCGACGTATATGCCGAGCTGGTGCCGCGCGTTTCACCGGAGGAACAGGCCGTGCTGAACATCCGCACATTCTATGAAAACATGTGGCTGGAAGAGGGAAGGACGATCCACTACGTACGATTTGGTTGGGATTGA